The following proteins are co-located in the Massilia litorea genome:
- a CDS encoding (2Fe-2S)-binding protein, translating to MPALTINGTTTTLDVPDDMPLLWVLRDVAGLTGTKFGCGQALCGACTVHLDGQPIRSCVTPVSAAAGKKIVTIEAIGQDPVGAKVQDAWRQIDVVQCGYCQSGQIMSATALLQATPKPSDADIDNAMSGNICRCGTYGRIRQAIKIAAAK from the coding sequence ATGCCCGCCCTCACCATCAACGGCACCACCACCACCCTCGACGTCCCCGACGACATGCCCCTGCTGTGGGTGCTGCGCGACGTGGCCGGCCTGACCGGCACCAAGTTCGGCTGCGGCCAGGCCCTGTGCGGCGCCTGCACCGTTCACCTCGACGGCCAGCCGATCCGCTCCTGCGTGACCCCGGTCTCGGCGGCGGCCGGCAAGAAAATCGTCACGATCGAGGCCATCGGCCAGGACCCGGTCGGCGCCAAGGTGCAGGACGCCTGGCGCCAGATCGACGTGGTGCAGTGCGGTTATTGCCAGTCGGGCCAGATCATGTCGGCCACCGCCTTGTTGCAGGCGACGCCGAAGCCGAGCGACGCCGACATCGACAATGCGATGTCCGGCAACATCTGCCGCTGCGGCACCTATGGACGTATCCGCCAGGCGATCAAGATCGCCGCCGCCAAATAA